One region of Armigeres subalbatus isolate Guangzhou_Male chromosome 3, GZ_Asu_2, whole genome shotgun sequence genomic DNA includes:
- the LOC134227542 gene encoding serine/threonine-protein kinase PLK4 has protein sequence MGFGDRIEDYEVYEILGKGGFASVYRAKCLSTGSMVAIKMIDKTLMQSSGMANRVRQEVSIHSQLKHPSILELYTFFEDVNFVYLVLELAENGELQRYLRETKKTFNEYEAASVLRQVVDGLLYLHSHHILHRDMSLANLLLTKRMNIKISDFGLATQLSRPDEKHMTLCGTPNYISPEVASRASHGLPADDVWGLGCMLYTFLVGKPPFDTEGVKSTLTKVVISNYSIPSYISSEARDLIDQLLKKNPVERIKLDQVLQHPFMRKATSFESYRVGGTLASNDSGVVTMSSSGGSNRLNNIPSSYGHDRPQQPIGHQMPLRFQPISEHEYEFQESILPQQRFQSTSHNKPTSDFFSGVSNDVQIVAPASQAIQHHLNQISLLQQFNSLELMEKYNINKADIATVGRSASEGSNGMFMQEHQHQIHLQHQQQQQANPLLNSRPKSASISMLYRVPGSRSPSTFSDKENYNHQKLDALDRETPLNPGDYYFIEHFHSKGNNHQANNVNSKQKSPAKFPKKRLEIPPLDTARLLPNRHKTKNAILSIRSSGEVVLEFIKFKTRYKEHRVVDVCRISSDGLRFVLYQPDGGKGVPIEEEPPDLPPGGADSIFSYENLPEKHWKKYQYAARFVQMVKAKTPKITYYSERAKCQLMETLEDYEACFYSGTKIVKSPQDGVKMVDCNGTTIRKLANMSSSQNAEYQHFNQTMEHCLNIERALSAIQTGKTFPLIIGRRPANAAPSSSFSSTKENHLLSNLSSPNTPQTPHQMPSFAMSTNSHTSTGNAFNRRPVLSSKSVPSNFSNVATKKCTIPGVGTAVQLSQGVVQVQFLDGATLSLIPTEQGGGVTFSPAAGSPLQHYSSADDALLPSILRQKIDHMPAILRELNSAPVPSIPFNFVEGSPRTPLKRFLR, from the coding sequence ATGGGCTTTGGCGACCGGATTGAGGACTACGAAGTGTATGAAATTTTAGGAAAAGGCGGATTCGCTAGTGTGTATCGGGCAAAATGCCTTTCAACCGGGTCCATGGTGGCGATAAAAATGATCGACAAAACATTGATGCAATCCTCGGGAATGGCTAATAGAGTTCGACAGGAAGTTAGTATTCACTCTCAGCTAAAACACCCGTCGATCTTAGAATTGTATACATTCTTCGAGGATGTCAATTTTGTTTATCTGGTGCTGGAGCTCGCCGAGAATGGTGAACTGCAACGGTATCTTCGAGAGACCAAGAAGACCTTCAACGAATACGAAGCCGCTTCCGTGTTGAGGCAAGTAGTCGATGGTCTTCTTTATCTCCATTCACATCATATTCTGCATCGCGACATGTCACTTGCCAATTTGCTTTTAACGAAACGAATGAATATTAAAATTTCGGACTTTGGTTTGGCCACCCAGCTGTCACGACCAGATGAGAAACATATGACACTTTGTGGGACCCCAAATTATATTTCGCCAGAAGTGGCCTCCCGTGCGTCGCATGGTCTTCCAGCCGATGATGTATGGGGGCTCGGATGTATGCTGTACACATTTTTGGTggggaaacctcctttcgacaCGGAAGGAGTGAAGTCCACTTTGACGAAGGTCGTGATATCCAACTACAGCATCCCTTCCTACATTTCTTCGGAGGCTAGAGACCTAATAGACCAATTGTTAAAAAAGAACCCTGTCGAACGGATTAAGCTAGACCAAGTGCTGCAACATCCGTTCATGAGAAAGGCAACAAGCTTTGAAAGCTATCGTGTCGGCGGTACACTTGCTTCCAACGATAGTGGAGTCGTCACAATGTCTAGCAGCGGGGGTTCTAATCGGTTGAACAACATTCCTTCAAGCTACGGGCACGATCGGCCACAACAGCCCATCGGACATCAAATGCCTCTGCGATTCCAACCGATCAGCGAGCATGAGTACGAATTCCAGGAAAGCATTTTGCCACAACAGCGATTTCAATCAACATCGCACAACAAGCCAACTTCGGATTTTTTCTCCGGTGTTAGCAACGATGTTCAAATAGTGGCACCAGCGTCGCAAGCGATTCAACATCACCTGAATCAGATCTCGCTGCTACAGCAGTTTAACAGCTTGGAGTTGATGGAGAAGTACAATATCAATAAAGCGGACATAGCCACTGTGGGACGATCGGCATCAGAGGGCAGCAATGGAATGTTTATGCAGGAGCACCAACATCAGATTCATCTTCAgcatcaacaacaacagcaggCTAATCCGTTATTGAATTCTAGACCCAAATCAGCTTCCATCTCAATGTTGTATCGTGTTCCTGGTAGTAGAAGCCCTTCTACTTTTAGTGATAAGGAAAATTATAATCATCAAAAGCTAGATGCTCTGGATCGGGAAACGCCTTTGAATCCGGGAGATTATTACTTTATCGAACATTTCCATTCAAAAGGAAATAACCATCAAGCCAACAACGTCAACTCGAAACAGAAAAGCCCCGCCAAATTCCCCAAAAAGCGTTTGGAAATCCCACCATTAGACACTGCTCGGCTACTTCCCAATCGACACAAGACGAAAAATGCTATCCTCAGCATCCGATCCAGTGGGGAAGTGGTGctggagttcatcaaattcaaaaCCCGTTACAAAGAGCATCGAGTGGTGGACGTTTGTCGCATATCGTCGGATGGTTTGCGCTTTGTGTTGTACCAACCGGATGGAGGAAAAGGCGTTCCTATAGAAGAGGAACCACCGGACTTACCGCCGGGAGGTGCCGACAGTATTTTCAGTTACGAAAATCTACCGGAGAAGCACTGGAAGAAGTATCAGTATGCGGCGCGGTTTGTCCAGATGGTGAAGGCCAAAACGCCGAAGATCACGTACTACAGCGAGAGAGCTAAGTGCCAACTGATGGAAACCCTGGAGGATTATGAAGCTTGTTTCTACAGTGGCACAAAAATTGTGAAATCACCTCAGGACGGCGTAAAGATGGTCGATTGCAATGGCACCACGATAAGAAAACTTGCTAATATGAGTTCTTCACAGAACGCGGAATATCAGCATTTTAATCAAACCATGGAACACTGTCTCAACATAGAACGAGCCCTATCCGCAATCCAAACCGGGAAAACGTTTCCGCTTATTATTGGTCGACGACCCGCCAATGCTGCTCCTTCATCTTCATTCTCTTCAACCAAAGAAAACCATCTGCTGTCCAATCTTTCCTCTCCAAACACGCCCCAGACACCACACCAAATGCCCTCCTTTGCCATGTCAACAAACTCCCACACATCGACGGGGAACGCGTTCAATCGAAGACCGGTCCTGTCGTCGAAGTCGGTACCCTCTAACTTCTCCAACGTTGCCACAAAAAAGTGTACCATCCCGGGCGTCGGCACGGCGGTCCAACTCTCGCAAGGTGTCGTCCAAGTCCAGTTCCTTGATGGTGCGACACTTTCGCTGATTCCGACCGAGCAGGGCGGCGGGGTAACCTTCTCCCCGGCGGCAGGCAGCCCCCTGCAGCACTACTCCAGTGCGGATGATGCCCTGCTTCCGTCAATCCTGCGGCAGAAAATCGATCACATGCCTGCGATCTTGCGCGAGCTGAATTCAGCTCCCGTGCCATCGATTCCGTTCAATTTCGTCGAAGGATCGCCACGGACACCGTTGAAGCGGTTTCTACGGTAA